The window gcttctcactctGCCCTCCCACAATGAACAGGTTGGGAGTGTGAAAAAGACTGGTAGGGGACACAGCAGGAACAAATGACCAAGAGGATATTCCATACACCATGCTCAGCCATAAAAACTGGGGATACAAGGAGGCGGAGTTGGCTTCTTAGGTGGTTGTTGGTCAGTGACTGGCTGAGCCTCTGCCTAAGGCTCAAAGTGCTGAGCGATTGTTTTGCATCACTTgttctcccctcttccccctttccctttaCTGTCATTATAGtgacccatgagttttctcacttctgtTCTCCTATTTTCTAACCTGCCCAGCTCCAGGGAGGTGAGGGCAGCAAGCAAACAGCTGTGTTCAATACACAGCAAAGCcttaatttcatttatatatatacacacacacacgagaGAATCACGTTTGCCACCCACAGATTTACAGGTTCTAAAGGAAGCTTTATGGGAAAAATCACTACCATCAGTAACTTAACCTCTTCTCCTGGAGGTCCCTAGGTGCTGTTCATGGAGGTGCTATAACAGTTTGCTACTTCCACGGTTTTATGGTGTCAGTTATTCCAGAACTTGCATTCCAAACCAATACTATGCTGAACTGTGTGCACACGCAGATGCCCAAGGAGAGGATATGACATGGATTGCAGTCTCTCCAGTTTCTTGCACAGTGAGCACTCAGGCAAATAATACCTTAAGCTTCTGTAAAATGTACCCATCTTCAGTGTCCTTTTCACCCTGATGATTATAAACACACTCTGAGAAGCTTAGAAATGTACACAGGAAGCTTCTGGAGAAAGGGCAGTAGTTGACTGAACATGTGAAAAGATTTAGTAGCTGAAATTTATTGGAAACTTTCAAGGAGAAGAAACTGTCTCTGATGCATTGTTATTTTTCTATGTTACTGTCCAGTTCCTTCAGGAACCAGTAAGTACAAATTTCTTTGCTGCTGGCATTCCCACAACTCATGTTTCACCAGTTACATCACAAACAGAggattctgctttttttctaatacatgCTTGATTTTAGTTTACTGTCTCTCACTATGTAAATGATACTATGcacaaatgagaaaagaatttttaaagaaaccGAGCAATTACTAACACCTTCATGGAAGGCAGCCATTTTGAATTCCCATTCCTAAACTGGATCCTGCAAAAGctaaagggaataaaaaaaaagcttctccAGCTCTTCTTAATACCTCAAAGTTCTTTGACCCATATAGTCCTTAATATTTCACAGACTAACAATATTGTTACGTATATTTTTCTATACACatttgtgtgtatgcatgtataaGCTAATTACCTCTGAAAGCTGGATTTGCTGCTGCTATTTTGTGTAGAGTAGCGGTAACTTCCTCAACATTCATATCTCTTACACTGTTCAAAAATTCAGCGGTGATGTTGTCCTCATGTGCCATTTCTGAAAAGCCAGTTGAAAAGTTTCGAGCTTTGTCTTCTTCATCCACTGGTAAGGAATGCCTAGCTGATTGGCTGCTTGAATAGTCTTAAGGGAAATATTGTTGTTCAGTAAGAGAAGATTCTGAGAAGGTTTCAATACTTATTTCTCTAAATAAGGCTTTTCAAAGCAAGTATTTCCAGTCTGGCACAGCTACATTGCTAGTAAGGTTCACACCTGACTTTGCTACAACTGAGAGTCAGGAATGCTTTCCATTTACAGAAAATCCTGGAGAAAAAGGGTGGGGAAGTGGGTGAAAACTATTATCCTCATGTCCACAAAAAGGAACTAAAAATTCCAAGTCTCACATATTGCAAGTCATTGCAAATTTTTGTTACAAGCATTGTATTAATTGAGGTTTTCAAATGCTAatcttccaggaaaaaaagaaaattgacactgcacaaaaagaaaaaggaatagcATTCTGGGTACTTTACCATTCCAATCATACGATTGTACTTCCTATACTTGAGGAAAATACCCATTTGTTTATATCAAGAAGGAAGTGGCCTCAAAGATATCCAAGATtctttgaaaaattaatcagaagTACCAAGGCCAAACAGCTGCAATTAGCAGGTATTAAACAAAATTATCTATCCTAGCCAACTTAATTTTATTCCCACTATCTTGATCAGACCAGACCTGTACTAAGCCTCTTTCCAccaagaagggaaagaaatggtGGTGTGGGGATGAGCTATGGGGTAAAAAAGCCcttcaaaaaccaaaaaaaaacaagcccacTGACACTTTGAAAGTCTCTTTAGTAACAGTTGCTTCTGggcagaagaaattcagagttgATACTAAGTCAATTCCTCCCTAAATCCTACAGCGAAGTAGGATGAATGTTTTTGAATAGTCTGCCCTTTCTAACATCTGTAAAGGttgggaaaaacaaacccaaaaagatTCATTTATGCTACTTGACCCTGGTTTTATTCTGCTCTTAAGCTCTGCTTtcagagaagcaggaaaaaaaggcttactAAAACCTATGCAAGGCTCAATGTTGAGATTAAAGCACATGCAAGATTGCGAAGCTAACATTACCTGTGTCAGAGTCACTAATATCTGCTGAAGCCAGGTCAGGCTGTTCTGTAGAATATTCCAATGCTGCTTCTCCATTATGTTCAGTATCCAAGAGGTCCTAtgagtttggaaaaaaaattgtgttcCAAATTTCAGCAAGACAAGCTCTTGAAAAGATGAACTACTGTATTTCTAATGATCGCAAACCAAATAAAGACCAGTATTTCTACCGAATCTGAATATCaagtatttatttgaaaatcatAAAGCTGGTAATGAACTTCTATGTATACACTGCTCACGGTATGTCCCTGTGTCCAAAAAAGCGCTGTATTAGGCCAAGAAGTGACACTTATAGAGCTTAATTCTCAACCTGTCAGTctaaaaaggaagtattttataCTCAGAATAAAAGACTTAGTTAAAAAATTACCAGTTGAATGATCACAGTTTagaatactaaaaaaaaaaccaaacaaaaaaacaaaaaaaaccccaaaacaccccaacaatgtgggaaaaacattttatttttctacaagTAGCAGGCTTCTTTCCATATGAATAAACCAGCAAAATCCTAGATGGAAAAAACAACAGGAATAAGATGAAAGTAAGCTTAATGGGGAAGTAAAAAGCAATACATGAGAACTAAGGCATGGAGTAAGTACTAGTTTTGGGGCAGAAAGAAAGCAATTGAGCAAAGATGGCATATGGGGAACAAAGATAAACTTTATAATAAATCCTGAATTAAGAAATGTTCTTGAAGACAAAAGAACAATAATACagtggtttggtgtttttttttcttggactGTCACCTCTGATTCTCTCCAGCTTGTTGGCTGGTCCTTACCCTCATTTGGCATTTTCCACCTCAGCTTTTTAACTACTTTTTAACTTAAAGGGTCAGCTTTAGCGGCAGAAGTAGTTGTTGTGGTCAATGAGAAGTCTCTTCAACACTGATAATTCTGCAAGAAATGCTGAGAGGGATAAGGAACAATGTTTCCTATGACAAAAATGTTGAATAGATCACCAAACACGAGGAAAGTTCCTCCCATCCCTGTTGACAATGGGGGAATGAGCAAACAGTAATTCCAGGCATGGAAACTGCTGAGATTATGGTATAACCAAATGTGAGCTGAAGGAATAGGGAACCTAAGTGGTAACCCCTGCAGTAGGGAAAAACTTGTTTTCTAATagtggaggaagaaagaaaccttAAAGGGAACAGTTCAAAGAGCAGGAAcaaaaactgtattaaaaagaTGCTTGATTACGTGGTGAATGAAGTGAAGGCTGGGAATGGAAATGAGATATAGAACAAGAGTGTCAGGGAGGCCAGCAGAGATGagaagagctggagctggaatTGAAAAGGGACAAAAGTAGCAGAAGAACTTGGATGTAAGGAAAAGTATGGGGGAAAGAGACATGAAGATTTTTAGCTTCTATTAAAATAGAAAGcctaaaaacaaaagcaagcacaCTTGAACAGAAAGTATTAAGACTCCTCAACAGAAAAGATTACGTTTTTCCTATCATCACTCCAAACGTTCAGATATTTAATGGGCAACACTTACAATACAGTCTTAACAGCAATTTTAATTAAGCTATCTGCAATAGTAAAAATGTGCAGTCACAGAAATCTAAGGAATCTACAGATTAgtagaacaaaaccaaaccaaaatccacTTTACTTTGTTCGATGTAGCCCGCTGACAATACTCCACCAGCGCATCTGTAAGAGTCTGTGTAACTTCTAGGATAAATGAAGCGTCATCTTCATTCAGTATCTTTgctaggaaaacaaaacagcacagaatgTTTTTCAAGTATCACCATGTACAAACAAAACCTGCAGAAACCTCATTTTTAATGTCTCTATCTACAAAGCAGATACAGCTTTTACTTTCAATCCCACAAACTAGGGTTGGGGAGGTGGAATGGAAGAGGATCTTAACAAAGGAAACTGCAGCAATCCAATGTATTCCTTTGAAGAGGAACAACCCAAGAATATGCCTGGAAACACCTACagtaaaatgcttttccttatgTAAGGAAAGTACCTATTCCCAAGATACCCAATACCTGCATATAAATGAATGTGTACAACTTCCCTGAGGCAATAGTTATAACCCATTTCTCGGGAAAGGAGCAAAAAGCCAGAACACTACcgaatttaaaaatatatgactCTGTGCCTTGCTTTATACTGaaactttttcttctcaaaaaggCTAAGGAAAAAGTCTTTGAAACTCTGAAGCTCTAGTAGAGGAAAAAGTTGTAGAACCAACAGCCCTCACAGAGAGCACTATGTGCATCATCCTCTTGCCTATACTAATAAAGTTCTGCTGAAAACACTTCCACTGGGCACAACGTAACAGAACTGCAGGTCTGTCCTACCAATTCAAAGTCTTCTGCATTAGAAATAAACACCTTTCAACACCCTAGACAATAGAAAAGAGTAATAAAAAGCTATAATTAAGTTTATATGTAACAGCATAACAAGGATTATATTCTTAACACTACTAGCATTTATGTCTCCTGGTCTGCACAACTCACATTTAAAGAAGATTTTGTAAAAAACTAGGTGGAAAAAGATGATTAAACTTGGGTAAGGATATCTTTGCTATCAggtaataaaagaaatacagttattttaatgacaaaatgGGACATACTGattttcacaaataaaaaagcatacAGCATGGATAATTATTGAACAAGTGGAATTATTCCAAGATATGAACAGCAAGTCCAAACCAAGATATTTGTAATATCACTTCCCACTGCCTAAGAAACCTTTTGTATCCAACAACAGAAACACATAAtgtagcttaaaaaaataaagctgacaATAAAATACCTCAGCTCTGTGTGTATATTGGCAGTTTGCACTCCAGGTAACAATCCCACTTTTGGGATAACATTGTGAATCCTGCCATCTGACAAAACATGTTGTTAGATTAATAGACTGCCTACATTTTGGCTTTTGTTAACAGCTACATTGTAAAATTAGTAATTCCATGATTattcctccttcccaccccaaaaTACATTGCAAGATTTAACACTCACCAAATAACTCAACAGTTCTTCTTGACTAGTGAATTCTTCAGGATTTGCTGTAAATTCTtgctgtttaattaaaaaaaaaaagttcagagaTCTATTATGTGCAGTAATTATAACTAAAATTAAACAGTAATTGTTATTATGGTTATTCTAGATTCTTGCTCTAATTAAATTGTGCATGCCTCTATGAAATTTGTACATGTGTTTTCGTGACAAAGAAGAAACTTgtttgtggagacagtgttctcacaggagaatgaatatttggtacatgagcaACTCTGAacaactctgaaagatacatcaaggccgtgagaggcccgaggaagcctaaacaagcaagataagaagaagctggaattcactgagtgatgagaactgtggactgttggcaagctttcgaggtcaagttctcacacctgtgcttaaccaattacatgttagtcactaaggaCCTTCAGGACAAGTGTCCAATCATGACATGCCAAATTGCTGTTGGTGTGTGTAAGCcatagtatataaggagttaatgctttgcaataaatggctttttgtctgatcatattgatctctgacttaGTCCATTCCACAGCACTTGTTCTTGATAGTTTTGCTTAGTAACTTGCAGCTAATTTATTGTCAATAATATTAGTTTgaataagcaaaaccaaacatgatTGCCAATCATATATTAAAGTAATTATTTCCCCAAGTATTTGTAAACTGGCACAACCCATTAATGGAAAAACATTACCTCAACTTCCTCATTGTCTTCCTGAGATAGTTTAGTGGTCTCACACCTTAAGATAGAATGAATACATCAAAAAACCAGCATAGAGTTGGTTGAGCTATGGAAAATGTGTAGCCAGTCAATACCTGATTATCAGTTTAAATTCCTGCCACACTACTACAGTAGTTCTGACATACCCTGAGAGGTCACATGCTATTTCCTTGCAGAAATCCTAGTGGTCCCAGATATCAttgttaaaattatttataaggtttgaggatttttttagCATGATTTGCTAGCATGTAAATTCTAAAACccagaattaagaaaaaagtttgACATTGGTAGTAAAAGCTGTAAGCTTTTGGTATGCACTGCATACTAAAATTTCCACTTTCATCGGGTAACAGTAAACAAGCAAAAGGCGTTAGTCCTCCATGTCTGGGAGAGATAGTACTGATTAAAAGTTAAGAGTGTACTGATAGTACTCATTAAAAGCTAAGAGAATGTCATTATagaaaaaccaaagaaataattGTTGGAACAAAAATCTGATGTTTATGTTGATGTGTGTACTTTCCTTACTCAATGCTTCCCTGTGGTTCCTGGTGCTGCACAAAGATGATTGGTGTCGGGAGATATCCCCCTCACACAAAGGCTGATAGTTTTAACTAAATTCACAATACTGTTATTTCTAAAGATGTTTACAAACTGCAAGCACAGTTTCACCAGtttagaactgcacacaatacttcttATTGTTCCTCTGCAAAATCTTTTGTAAAGATGGACTCCAATTGTTACAGCTATTTACTGATTATCTTTTCCCTCTAAAATCAGTTCACACACCACCCTAATTATCTGAAATGAACCCATAACAGAGGGGTTTTTAAACCATGctgaaacatttgttttgaaCTTGTAATACATGAGGATTGTACCTTAAGGATACACAGTTAAATATAAAAACTAGTTGCACCTAGAGCGAAATCTGAGGTCACTTTGCATGCACAACGTTTTCTGCTGAGGAGTTTGCAGCTGAGCACAATTTCAGAGGACAAACATTTTACTATTACACACTTTCCTCACAGCATACTCTTGCAAATCCAGTGTAGGCAGTTAACAGCTACAACATTTTCCTTTGATTAAATTTAAAGGGATTTTAGGGGGGTAGACTTTTTGTTTAGCTTACTTTTCTGAGTTGTAATCTTTGCTGCTCTCTTCATCCATGTTGCCTTTGCTGTTTTCAATATCTCTATTAGGTTCAAActtctcttctggttttgcctgttttttctgacttttttcctGCTCCTCTTGAACATTCCTTTCATCTAAAACAATAAAACCTGTATATTTAGTAATGGGTAtccaatatttttgttttaaagtactcttttttctatgattctgtgtttctatgaaacACTGGGATTATCCTTTTCTCTGCCACAGGCCCCATATCCATCTGCACACTGTGCAAATTCCCATTCTATAGAAGAACATATTTATAGAAGCTATAAACAGGCACAGAGTAAATAATTGATGCATTagtgaaagttaaaaaaaattaataaaagtacACTCTCCTACCTAGACTAGGGTCTGGCATTCTTCCATCCTTAAttttacagccttttttttcttcattactaAGTGATGTATCCACATGCTGAACTTTAGCTTTTGAAGGGCTGTCATCTGCATCAGGATCTAAAAATATGCTTGAAATATAGCACAATGGACATTACCTTGGTAGAGGAGTGGTCTAAAACTGCACTTCAGTTTCAACTAATTCTTTCTGTGCACTGTTAGTTACAAGCATTTAGAATAAATTTATAAGCATTATTATGGGGGAGCATATTAAATATGAACTAACCATTAATAACaaagttttaaataattgaTACGCTGGTTATAATTGCATACATAAATTTCTTAAAAGGTgtcaatattaaaaatacattgacATAATTTGCACATAAATATGCGcataatataaatacaaaatattgcACATAACTAAGTGCAAAATTAGACACAGCAACCAAGAAGTCAAGAAACATAATTTGAATAGGATTCcacatttcaaaacagtttgCTAGGTTCCAAATTTATATTCTTCCTCTTCAGAGTATGACACTGTTAATTTAGATGATTATAGAAGTAATCTTCCTATAACTTCTATTGAGCTATTTTAAGACCTTATTTATATACTAAtatacattaaaatgaaatacattagTTTTAATTCAAACCTTCATTTTTCATGCAGGTCTGAGAACGAGAGTCTTGTAGCAATTTTTAGCCATTTCCTAAAATAGCACACAATTGTACTGATTGTACATCTGGATGACACTGTACTACAATGAATTTTGAAAGGTTAAACTGAGTGGAGAAGTCTCACAGATAATGCTTTAAGAATTCTGTCAGGCTTTCTGGAGTGCAAATTAAATACGTACACAGAGTTCCAACCTGCTTTTTTTTCGCCCAGTTCACAAAATACACCTGAGTATTTGGCCCTGCAGGGACTACAGCAGTTACTAGATAAAAAAAGCATTGGTAAAGGATCCCGAGAATGGGATGGAAAGAGGGAGACAGAACAAAGACATATAAAACAGATGTCTTCAGTTACGTTGCCTGTGGAAGAACTTCTTCATCCACCAAATTTTCTATTTAAGCTGTACAAAATACAGCTTAGAATATAAGCACATACAATTACTGACCAAATCTTTCAACTTACCATTAAATCAAGCTGATTTAGATCAAAGGGAATTTACCCAAATTAGAAACGTACAATTTACATCCCACTGAGCACACTTACATTCTTGCCATCTCTTCCTCATTACTGGAGCATCTGTAAcaatctaaaaataaaacccatttaTGTTAGTTATTTTATGGATAAAATTATTCCATATGTATTTCATCAGAgttaaatgtttatatttttaaggatATATGACCAATAGTTTAAACATGTGTCAATCCCTGAGTGGATATTTGACAAGTCAGTAAGTCAGTTGCTACTATTAAGTTGTTGTtagagataataaaaaaaacccaacaaaacctcAAATAGCTGGTTTCAGAAAATATATCAGTGAAATTAAATCAGATAATGCATAATCTATTTAAAAGCTCCTTAAATCAAGGGTAGATTTGCTATGGATGCAGTGAAACTTCCCAGAAAAACAAGTCTACAAAATGGCATAGAATTAATAAATCTCAAGTAAAATACACAGTCTTGAGTCAAGAAGAACTTTGATTTTAGCAGgtcaaaagaaaaagttgttGCCAATACTCGAGTTTGTCTTTCTTTCCAAGCAGGggttaaaaattaagaatatgCAGACTGAATTTGATGATCTGAAATCTCTCCCATCAAGAGCATTCATTTGAGAAGACAGACTTGGTCTTCCAACATTCccatactctttttttttaatcaaaagagAGTAGGTTCAGTACAGGCTCTTATCCTTCAGCCTCACTGTGACAGTATACGGGTCTTCTTTCAGATAAGCAGGACATACTGAGCTTCTACACATTGTGAACTCTGCGTTGAAACACAACATAGCCAACGCACATTACGCAACAAGAGACCTTGCCAAGAAACATTGCTTAACAAGCAGGATGTTGTCAGACATTGAAATCGCCGGAGAAAACAAATTTGATGTATACCATAAGGAGCACTAAGCCCCCGAGTAAGCTTATGAATCAGAATGGTAAGGTACACCTCCATAACAAACTTTGCCATACTGTCCAGATAAAAGGTGGTAAACATGTCTAAATACTTTTGTGGGGtaaatattaacagaaaaaaaatatgaagatgTATTCATAAGAACATGCTTCTATGTGTGCAGCGGTTCCCAGGAATTTAAGCTCATGGTGCTCCTGTGATCCCATGCTGATAACCTCACATCCTTCTGCAAATTCCCATACTTCCCTCCGGA of the Melopsittacus undulatus isolate bMelUnd1 chromosome 1, bMelUnd1.mat.Z, whole genome shotgun sequence genome contains:
- the LOC115947236 gene encoding probable serine/threonine-protein kinase irlF, with protein sequence MPDPSLDERNVQEEQEKSQKKQAKPEEKFEPNRDIENSKGNMDEESSKDYNSEKCETTKLSQEDNEEVEQEFTANPEEFTSQEELLSYLQRY